A genomic window from Paenibacillus sp. FSL K6-0276 includes:
- a CDS encoding anti-sigma-F factor Fin family protein yields MAINYVCRHCKTSLGSINRSDVTEMQLGLHSLTPAERRDIIAYNSEGEITVKVTCDYCKEALENNPELSLLSSPLQ; encoded by the coding sequence ATGGCAATAAACTATGTATGTAGGCACTGCAAGACATCTCTAGGCAGCATTAATAGAAGTGATGTTACAGAAATGCAGTTGGGCCTTCATTCCTTGACCCCTGCGGAGCGCAGAGATATAATAGCGTATAATTCAGAAGGTGAGATCACGGTAAAGGTGACTTGCGACTATTGCAAGGAGGCTTTAGAGAACAATCCGGAGCTTAGCCTGCTGTCAAGTCCGCTTCAGTAG
- the spoVG gene encoding septation regulator SpoVG, whose translation MQITDVRLRRVNSEGRMKAIASITIDNEFVVHDIRVIDGNNGMFVAMPSKRTPDGEFRDIAHPISSGTREKIQSAVLAEYDRAATEEEEEVIEEGA comes from the coding sequence ATGCAAATTACGGATGTCAGACTCCGCCGCGTTAACTCTGAGGGGAGAATGAAAGCAATCGCATCCATTACAATCGATAACGAGTTTGTTGTTCATGACATTCGCGTCATCGATGGTAATAACGGGATGTTTGTTGCAATGCCCAGCAAGCGTACACCGGATGGCGAATTCCGCGATATCGCTCACCCGATTTCTTCGGGAACACGCGAGAAGATTCAATCCGCGGTTCTAGCCGAGTACGATCGCGCCGCTACTGAAGAAGAAGAAGAAGTTATTGAAGAGGGAGCCTAG
- the pth gene encoding aminoacyl-tRNA hydrolase — MKWIVGLGNPGTQYAKTRHNVGFMALDELAAQNGISFNQSKCKSVIGEGVIGGVKTVLIKPMTFMNLSGEAVRAYMDYYKVKLEDMIVVYDDLDTEIGKIRLRYQGSAGGHNGIKSIIQHVGTQSFNRVRMGISRPEPGFAIVDYVLSSFPKKEGDPLKQMILNTCDALEYSLQNSFEQTMAKFNG, encoded by the coding sequence ATGAAATGGATTGTCGGATTGGGAAATCCGGGAACACAATATGCGAAAACAAGGCATAATGTTGGCTTTATGGCATTGGATGAGCTTGCGGCCCAGAACGGAATTTCTTTCAACCAAAGCAAATGTAAATCCGTAATCGGTGAAGGTGTTATTGGGGGAGTCAAAACCGTATTGATTAAACCGATGACCTTTATGAATTTGTCCGGTGAGGCCGTTCGCGCTTATATGGATTATTACAAAGTTAAACTGGAAGATATGATCGTCGTTTACGATGATCTGGATACCGAAATTGGAAAAATTCGATTGCGTTATCAAGGAAGCGCTGGTGGACATAACGGAATTAAATCCATCATTCAGCATGTAGGTACACAAAGCTTTAACCGGGTACGAATGGGTATTTCTCGTCCTGAACCGGGTTTTGCGATAGTGGATTATGTTCTCTCTTCTTTTCCTAAAAAGGAAGGCGATCCTCTGAAGCAAATGATCCTTAATACTTGTGATGCACTGGAGTACAGCTTACAGAATTCTTTCGAACAGACGATGGCTAAGTTCAATGGTTGA
- a CDS encoding ribose-phosphate diphosphokinase, whose product MTYCDSKLKIFTCNSNPKLASQIADYIGIPMGESHTTSFSDGEIQVKLSESVRGCHVYIVQSTCGPVNDNLMELLVMVDALKRASAKSINVVIPYYGYARQDRKARSRDPITAKLVANLIEKAGAHRVITMDLHAMQIQGFFDIPVDHLLGVPILAQYFRSKQIENPVVVSPDHGGVVRARKLADFLNAPLAIIDKRRPEPNVSEVMNIIGNIEGKTAILIDDIIDTAGTIVLGANALMEGGVKEVYACCTHPVLSGPAHERLENSPIKEIIVTDTIPIRSENPTSKLKVLSVAPLMGEAIIRVHEELSISKLFEIE is encoded by the coding sequence ATGACTTATTGTGATTCCAAATTAAAGATTTTCACCTGTAACTCCAACCCTAAGCTAGCTAGTCAAATTGCTGATTACATCGGAATTCCGATGGGTGAATCGCACACTACAAGTTTTAGCGATGGAGAAATTCAGGTCAAGCTGTCAGAAAGCGTTCGGGGTTGCCATGTTTATATTGTTCAATCCACCTGCGGCCCGGTTAATGACAACCTAATGGAGCTTTTGGTTATGGTAGATGCACTCAAACGTGCCTCCGCAAAAAGCATCAATGTGGTTATCCCTTACTATGGTTACGCTCGTCAAGATCGTAAAGCTCGTTCCCGTGACCCTATTACGGCCAAGCTGGTTGCCAATTTGATTGAAAAAGCCGGCGCTCACCGTGTAATTACGATGGACCTTCATGCCATGCAGATTCAAGGATTCTTTGATATTCCAGTGGATCACTTACTGGGAGTACCGATCCTGGCTCAGTATTTCCGTTCCAAACAAATCGAGAATCCAGTTGTCGTATCACCAGATCATGGTGGTGTAGTACGTGCAAGAAAGCTTGCTGATTTCCTGAACGCTCCACTTGCGATTATAGACAAGCGTCGCCCAGAGCCAAATGTCAGCGAGGTCATGAACATTATCGGTAATATCGAAGGCAAAACAGCCATTCTGATCGATGACATTATCGATACTGCTGGAACCATCGTACTTGGTGCTAATGCTTTGATGGAAGGTGGCGTGAAGGAAGTATACGCTTGCTGTACACACCCAGTATTGTCCGGTCCTGCACATGAACGTCTGGAGAATTCTCCAATTAAAGAAATTATCGTGACGGATACGATTCCAATTCGGAGCGAGAACCCAACTTCTAAGCTCAAAGTGTTGTCCGTGGCTCCACTTATGGGTGAGGCGATTATCCGCGTCCATGAAGAGTTGTCGATTAGTAAATTGTTTGAGATTGAATAA
- the glmU gene encoding bifunctional UDP-N-acetylglucosamine diphosphorylase/glucosamine-1-phosphate N-acetyltransferase GlmU translates to MKRMAVVLAAGQGKRMKSKLYKVLHPVCGKPMVGHVLDTVKATGCQRTVVVVGHGAEKVKAYVGQGAEYVLQETQLGTGHAVKHAKDLLASEEGTTIVICGDTPLVTTETLEGLMALHEQRNAAATVLTAVMGQPAGYGRIIRGEDGGVLKIVEQKDCTAEEDAVQEINTGTYCFDNAKLFAALEKVTNTNNQQEYYLTDVIGILRSQGDVVLGYQAHDAAESIGVNDRLALSEAEGFMRQRINRKHMLGGVTIIDPASTYIGADVVIGSDTTIYPGTILKGKTVIGENCVIGPASEIEDCQIMDDATIKQSVLNQAQVGARTTVGPFAYLRPGSILGEEVKVGDFVEIKNATIGDGSKVSHLSYIGDASVGKNVNVGCGAITVNYDGYNKFTTTIADDAFIGSNVNLIAPVSVGKGAFVVAGSTITRSVSENDLAVARVRQENKPGYAEKIRSRAKAKKDHSSPS, encoded by the coding sequence TTGAAAAGAATGGCTGTAGTACTTGCCGCAGGTCAAGGCAAGCGAATGAAATCTAAATTATATAAGGTGCTGCACCCCGTTTGCGGTAAGCCAATGGTAGGGCACGTGCTTGATACAGTAAAAGCGACCGGATGCCAGCGCACCGTTGTTGTTGTTGGGCATGGCGCAGAGAAAGTTAAGGCCTATGTAGGGCAAGGTGCGGAATACGTGCTGCAGGAAACTCAGCTCGGTACTGGTCACGCTGTCAAACATGCAAAGGATTTGCTTGCTAGCGAAGAAGGAACAACTATTGTTATTTGTGGTGATACACCGCTTGTAACCACAGAAACTCTGGAAGGGCTTATGGCACTTCATGAGCAGCGTAATGCGGCTGCAACCGTATTGACTGCTGTAATGGGTCAACCTGCAGGTTACGGAAGAATTATTCGTGGTGAAGATGGCGGTGTTCTGAAGATTGTAGAGCAGAAGGATTGCACTGCTGAAGAAGATGCTGTTCAAGAAATCAATACAGGCACTTATTGCTTTGATAACGCTAAGTTATTTGCAGCACTAGAGAAGGTTACGAATACCAATAACCAGCAGGAGTATTATTTGACCGATGTGATCGGTATACTTCGTTCGCAAGGCGACGTAGTTCTGGGATATCAGGCTCACGATGCTGCGGAATCTATTGGCGTTAATGACCGTTTAGCTTTGTCAGAAGCAGAAGGTTTTATGCGTCAACGTATTAACCGCAAACATATGCTGGGTGGCGTAACCATCATCGATCCTGCCTCCACATATATCGGAGCAGATGTAGTCATTGGATCAGATACAACGATCTATCCAGGAACTATCCTGAAGGGGAAAACTGTAATCGGTGAGAACTGTGTGATCGGACCCGCAAGCGAAATCGAAGATTGTCAGATCATGGATGACGCAACGATTAAGCAGTCCGTATTGAATCAAGCACAAGTTGGCGCACGGACTACCGTTGGGCCTTTTGCCTATTTGCGTCCAGGTTCTATACTCGGAGAAGAAGTGAAGGTTGGAGATTTCGTCGAGATCAAGAATGCAACGATTGGTGACGGTTCTAAGGTGTCACATCTTAGTTATATTGGCGACGCCTCTGTTGGTAAGAATGTAAACGTCGGTTGCGGTGCGATTACTGTTAACTACGACGGGTATAATAAATTTACGACAACAATCGCAGACGATGCCTTTATCGGTAGTAACGTTAACCTTATTGCTCCGGTTTCTGTGGGCAAAGGGGCTTTTGTTGTAGCTGGTTCGACAATTACACGTTCCGTTTCAGAGAACGATCTGGCTGTTGCCAGAGTAAGACAGGAGAACAAACCGGGATATGCAGAGAAGATCCGTTCCCGTGCAAAAGCGAAGAAAGACCACTCGAGTCCATCGTAA
- the purR gene encoding pur operon repressor, translated as MKKLKRSQRLVDMTQFLLERPYDLLPLSIFADRYGAAKSSISEDLAIIKEVFEGEGIGELQTLAGAAGGVRYIPVMPKEMALSFVKRLCVQLEQTDRILPGGYLYMSDLLGLPSLMEQAGKIIATAFYGSEIDVVMTVETKGIPLAYATAAQLGLPVVLVRRDHQVTEGSAVSINYVSGSHKSIHTMSLSRRALKEKSRVLIVDDFMKAGGTVRGMVDLLGEFNAEVAGVGVLVESGAVETEERLLHDYVSLVKLSEVDSKERRISAHPGNYFSS; from the coding sequence GTGAAGAAATTAAAAAGAAGCCAACGTTTGGTAGACATGACTCAGTTTTTACTTGAGCGGCCATATGACCTACTGCCGCTGTCTATATTTGCCGATCGGTATGGAGCGGCTAAGTCCTCCATCAGTGAAGATTTGGCTATCATAAAAGAAGTATTTGAAGGCGAGGGCATTGGAGAGCTTCAGACCTTAGCCGGTGCAGCAGGTGGAGTACGTTATATTCCTGTTATGCCTAAAGAAATGGCGCTCTCTTTTGTTAAACGTTTATGTGTGCAGCTGGAACAGACAGATCGGATTTTGCCTGGCGGTTATTTGTATATGTCTGATCTGCTTGGATTGCCATCTCTGATGGAACAGGCGGGGAAGATCATCGCAACGGCCTTTTATGGATCGGAAATCGATGTGGTGATGACAGTAGAAACCAAAGGGATTCCGCTAGCCTATGCAACGGCAGCACAGCTCGGATTGCCAGTTGTACTAGTGCGACGTGACCATCAGGTTACAGAAGGCTCAGCAGTAAGCATTAATTATGTATCTGGATCGCATAAGAGCATACACACCATGTCTCTTTCCAGACGTGCACTTAAGGAGAAATCGCGGGTACTCATCGTAGATGACTTCATGAAGGCGGGCGGAACCGTTCGAGGTATGGTTGATTTGCTCGGCGAGTTCAATGCCGAGGTTGCTGGAGTGGGTGTATTAGTCGAATCAGGTGCAGTAGAGACGGAAGAGCGTCTGTTGCATGACTATGTGTCTTTAGTGAAGCTGAGCGAGGTAGACTCGAAAGAGCGACGGATATCAGCACATCCGGGTAACTATTTTTCCTCTTGA
- the ispE gene encoding 4-(cytidine 5'-diphospho)-2-C-methyl-D-erythritol kinase, producing MKMYEKAPAKINLMLDVLHKRADGFHEVEMIMTMVDLADRLELSELPRDTIIISSQAGYIPLDEKNLAFQAARLIKERYNVKSGVHIHLDKRIPVAAGLAGGSSDAAATLRGLNRLWRLGIPAQELQELGAELGSDVPFCVTGGTALATGRGEKLTPIKNPPQCWVVLAKPPINVSTAEVYGRVRSNNIAVHPSAREMQNAIEAGDFGGVCNHLGNVLEDVTLKLHPEVQQLKEAMVKLGADGVLMSGSGPTVFGLVSKQSKVARIYNGLRGFCKEVYAVRSLN from the coding sequence TTGAAAATGTATGAGAAGGCACCAGCGAAAATTAATTTGATGCTGGATGTGCTGCACAAGCGTGCTGACGGTTTTCATGAGGTGGAAATGATTATGACCATGGTGGATCTAGCAGACCGTTTAGAGCTGTCTGAGCTGCCAAGGGATACTATTATAATATCAAGTCAAGCGGGTTATATTCCTCTAGATGAGAAGAACCTGGCCTTTCAGGCGGCTAGGCTTATTAAAGAGCGTTATAACGTGAAGAGTGGTGTACATATCCATCTGGACAAAAGAATACCGGTCGCTGCTGGCCTGGCTGGAGGTAGCAGCGATGCAGCAGCTACGCTGCGTGGCCTGAATCGACTGTGGCGCCTAGGCATTCCTGCGCAGGAGCTACAGGAGCTTGGCGCTGAGCTTGGCTCAGATGTGCCTTTCTGCGTTACAGGCGGCACTGCCTTGGCAACAGGACGTGGCGAAAAGTTGACGCCGATTAAGAACCCTCCGCAGTGCTGGGTAGTGTTGGCCAAGCCACCTATCAATGTATCGACTGCTGAAGTATATGGACGCGTTCGGAGCAATAATATAGCTGTTCATCCTTCAGCTCGGGAGATGCAGAACGCGATCGAAGCTGGGGATTTTGGGGGCGTGTGTAACCATCTGGGCAACGTGCTTGAGGATGTTACCCTAAAACTACATCCAGAGGTCCAACAGCTCAAAGAGGCAATGGTTAAGCTTGGAGCAGACGGAGTGTTAATGTCCGGCAGCGGTCCTACAGTGTTTGGTTTAGTGTCCAAGCAGTCTAAAGTAGCAAGAATTTATAACGGACTGCGAGGGTTCTGCAAGGAAGTCTACGCAGTGAGATCACTGAATTAG